From the genome of Polyangiaceae bacterium, one region includes:
- a CDS encoding CHAT domain-containing protein, protein MTVRLIASKSKRYAMQPNCGAFWINGWSYQTRSNGRSLVEVCVNLGVRADDVRGCAGRMSDGTQLWVRLKLGMAQGHLTVSADAPGQTPTREVRTDIDAKWLDEFTAAVGKAAEAAEPTLLGAETQAKAQQLFNAIFAGDVQSFCTQMVSEASHQPGAGAGAEQVLLQMSADDAWKGVPWEAMHVPIGSTWRGSFLATSPDFDGVREVVGGPAPEGPVECDKLRVLLIELADVGIANAVKEGLADAIKKGLVELTEIRFRDADEHKLCAAIRSAPPPHIVHIIGHGSTRKDTAGMKKPVLQLGQAGDDTDISVQTLAEELASFRKSLRLVVLDACRGAEPGPYGRFGPTGNAAEILARNCAVAVVAHLFRLDPSIAREAAETFYESLVSKDGDVAESVDATRRVLAEKSAAAFSMVLYLRGQQTRLFVKPEPPHSQPPPLEPPPPDPPKWKTWVLPSVFAVLAVVAAIAVINHLRGDPNGKRVVTASRGLQTAWATALLTVPIADKRPKDERPKEPPPFDVVVHLDHHRDPRYAGKLERCPIQGEQLKIEISKFDGVEKQSKQEIATINARENDCIATFTFAEKYRGGAATLSFVSTAIKYIIKKQPDTPIMGGRVDASFCHPGRRCTRLVQGVPISEECGCAN, encoded by the coding sequence GTGACGGTGCGTCTCATAGCGTCGAAATCCAAACGTTATGCGATGCAGCCAAACTGCGGAGCTTTCTGGATCAATGGATGGTCCTATCAAACACGCTCGAACGGCCGATCGCTGGTCGAAGTGTGCGTCAATCTTGGCGTCCGAGCGGATGATGTGCGAGGATGCGCCGGTCGAATGAGCGATGGCACGCAGCTTTGGGTTCGGTTGAAGCTCGGCATGGCGCAGGGTCACCTGACCGTTTCTGCCGACGCGCCCGGACAAACTCCGACGCGCGAGGTGCGGACGGACATCGATGCCAAGTGGCTCGACGAGTTCACGGCTGCCGTCGGCAAGGCGGCGGAAGCAGCAGAGCCGACCCTGCTCGGCGCCGAGACGCAGGCCAAGGCGCAGCAGTTGTTCAATGCGATTTTTGCGGGCGACGTGCAATCGTTTTGTACTCAAATGGTCAGCGAGGCAAGTCATCAGCCTGGTGCTGGCGCGGGTGCCGAGCAAGTGCTGCTGCAAATGAGCGCCGATGATGCATGGAAAGGCGTGCCTTGGGAAGCGATGCACGTGCCGATAGGAAGCACGTGGCGCGGGAGTTTTCTCGCTACGTCACCTGATTTCGATGGTGTGCGCGAGGTCGTTGGCGGCCCTGCGCCAGAAGGGCCCGTCGAGTGCGACAAGCTGCGCGTGTTGTTGATCGAGTTGGCAGACGTGGGTATCGCCAATGCCGTCAAGGAGGGGCTTGCGGACGCAATAAAAAAAGGCTTGGTCGAGCTTACGGAGATACGTTTTCGAGACGCTGACGAGCACAAGCTGTGCGCGGCCATTCGGAGCGCACCGCCGCCGCACATCGTTCACATCATCGGCCATGGATCCACGCGCAAAGATACTGCCGGAATGAAGAAGCCGGTGTTGCAACTGGGCCAGGCGGGCGACGACACCGACATTTCGGTTCAAACGTTGGCCGAAGAGCTCGCATCATTTCGTAAATCATTGCGCCTCGTGGTGCTCGATGCGTGTCGCGGAGCGGAGCCTGGGCCGTATGGGCGGTTTGGCCCCACGGGCAATGCGGCGGAGATTTTGGCACGCAATTGCGCCGTCGCGGTGGTGGCTCATCTTTTTCGGCTGGATCCATCGATTGCACGAGAAGCCGCAGAAACATTTTATGAATCGCTCGTGTCGAAGGACGGCGACGTCGCGGAGAGTGTGGATGCAACGAGGCGCGTGCTCGCAGAAAAAAGCGCGGCGGCATTTTCGATGGTGCTCTATTTGCGAGGGCAGCAAACGAGGCTTTTCGTAAAGCCAGAGCCGCCGCATTCGCAGCCGCCACCACTCGAACCGCCACCGCCCGACCCGCCGAAGTGGAAAACGTGGGTGTTGCCGAGCGTGTTTGCGGTGCTCGCGGTGGTCGCAGCAATCGCGGTCATCAACCATTTGCGCGGCGATCCGAATGGCAAGCGGGTTGTCACGGCGTCGCGAGGTCTGCAAACGGCATGGGCGACGGCGCTGCTGACGGTACCCATTGCCGACAAGCGGCCCAAGGACGAACGGCCCAAGGAACCGCCGCCGTTCGACGTGGTGGTGCACCTCGATCATCACAGAGATCCTAGGTATGCGGGTAAGCTCGAGCGCTGCCCCATTCAAGGCGAGCAACTAAAAATCGAAATCAGCAAGTTCGATGGGGTGGAGAAACAATCGAAGCAGGAAATCGCCACGATAAATGCCCGAGAAAACGATTGCATCGCGACGTTCACGTTTGCAGAAAAGTATCGCGGCGGGGCCGCAACGTTGAGCTTCGTCTCGACGGCGATCAAATACATAATCAAAAAACAGCCTGATACGCCCATCATGGGGGGCCGCGTCGACGCGTCGTTTTGTCATCCGGGTCGAAGGTGTACTCGTCTGGTTCAGGGAGTTCCCATTTCGGAGGAATGCGGATGCGCAAATTGA
- a CDS encoding YncE family protein: MSARAVHCVGLGMAALAFFGCTPETQIEYQYDPYEGDVYPSNRPKLTIPAGGMGVVSDSLSDTLSFIDLDKGERFAHYPIGREPVTIDGPHHVVVDPKAGAIYVALSYPVVAGTVGPHATHGSSSAAGWAQKLALDDLRLLGQVRVDPNPGEIVISQDGTRLVVSHFDLKRALDNPANLDAARSTIAVIDPATLKTSGSPDPVRIPIGIAAHGMALSRPDGATAYVACYGEDALCIADLTNPNAEPRRIPVGPGATMFNPTYGPYAAVMSPDGKTIAVSSTVSKDVRFFDVDTETFDAAKTVKTVGAPFFVAWSDDGKRMFIPTQQPDALVVVDLENGHQQMDYRDLAGVCEKPHVAETHGLTDLFIVCEGDQKTPGHVLKIDTMTLETKTTAEVGIYPDAFFPVEGGAL, translated from the coding sequence ATGAGTGCCAGAGCAGTCCATTGCGTGGGTCTTGGCATGGCAGCGCTCGCGTTTTTTGGCTGCACGCCCGAAACGCAAATCGAATATCAATACGATCCGTACGAAGGCGACGTTTACCCGAGCAATCGTCCGAAGCTCACGATACCTGCCGGTGGAATGGGTGTCGTGAGCGATAGTTTGTCGGATACGTTGTCCTTCATCGACCTCGACAAGGGAGAGCGTTTCGCGCATTATCCGATTGGGCGAGAACCGGTGACGATCGACGGCCCGCATCACGTGGTCGTCGATCCCAAAGCGGGTGCGATATACGTCGCGCTTTCGTATCCGGTGGTCGCGGGAACCGTGGGTCCGCATGCGACACATGGGTCGAGCAGTGCGGCAGGCTGGGCGCAAAAACTGGCACTCGATGATCTGCGTTTGCTCGGCCAAGTGCGCGTGGATCCGAATCCGGGTGAAATCGTGATTTCGCAGGACGGCACGCGTCTCGTGGTGTCGCATTTCGATCTGAAACGGGCGCTCGACAATCCGGCGAACCTCGATGCTGCTCGATCGACGATCGCCGTGATCGATCCGGCGACGTTGAAGACGTCAGGATCGCCGGATCCGGTGCGAATTCCCATTGGAATTGCCGCTCACGGGATGGCATTGTCCCGGCCCGATGGCGCGACGGCGTATGTCGCTTGTTATGGTGAAGACGCCCTTTGCATTGCGGACCTGACCAATCCCAATGCAGAACCCAGGCGGATTCCGGTTGGTCCGGGCGCGACCATGTTCAATCCGACGTACGGACCGTATGCGGCCGTCATGTCGCCGGACGGGAAAACCATTGCGGTCAGCAGTACGGTCAGCAAGGATGTGCGTTTTTTCGATGTCGACACGGAGACGTTCGACGCGGCGAAAACCGTCAAAACCGTGGGAGCGCCATTTTTCGTCGCATGGTCCGACGATGGCAAGCGTATGTTCATCCCCACGCAGCAGCCGGATGCGCTCGTCGTGGTGGACCTCGAAAATGGGCATCAGCAAATGGATTATCGCGATTTGGCAGGCGTTTGCGAAAAACCTCACGTTGCCGAGACGCACGGATTGACGGATCTTTTCATCGTGTGCGAAGGAGACCAGAAAACGCCGGGCCACGTGCTGAAAATCGATACCATGACGCTCGAAACCAAGACGACCGCGGAAGTGGGCATTTATCCTGATGCGTTTTTCCCCGTCGAGGGAGGTGCTCTGTGA
- a CDS encoding c-type cytochrome — MVAGCSSEPEIKIVEGTAIDHGAALFRDPMASGTKFNAYACSTCHEAEAGDGGDAILPGAPLAGATIRPSYWGGQQLDLLTAINDCLYYFMLSSAPWTTEDVKARAMYAWLESLPVESNADEPVPFTPVYELVDAPAGDAARGADLYRRACGSCHGAAKTGANRITERAPILPDQTLAEHPPDQYTPQQRRIVFVQKVRHGTFVGYGGTMPPFSREKLSDQDLGDILTFFALPTQ, encoded by the coding sequence ATGGTGGCTGGTTGTTCGAGCGAACCGGAGATCAAAATCGTTGAAGGGACCGCCATTGATCACGGCGCGGCGCTTTTCCGCGATCCGATGGCATCGGGAACGAAGTTCAATGCGTATGCGTGTTCGACGTGTCACGAAGCCGAAGCGGGCGATGGTGGTGACGCGATTTTGCCCGGCGCGCCGCTCGCGGGGGCGACGATACGCCCGTCGTATTGGGGTGGTCAGCAGCTCGACTTGCTCACGGCGATCAACGATTGCCTTTATTACTTCATGTTGAGCAGCGCGCCTTGGACGACGGAAGACGTGAAGGCACGGGCCATGTACGCGTGGCTCGAATCGCTGCCCGTGGAAAGCAATGCGGACGAGCCGGTGCCGTTTACGCCCGTGTACGAGCTTGTCGATGCGCCCGCGGGCGACGCCGCGCGGGGTGCGGATCTTTATCGTCGAGCGTGTGGGTCGTGTCATGGAGCGGCGAAAACGGGAGCAAATCGCATCACGGAGCGAGCTCCCATTTTGCCCGATCAAACGCTCGCCGAGCATCCGCCGGACCAATACACGCCCCAGCAGCGGCGCATCGTTTTCGTGCAGAAGGTTCGTCATGGCACGTTCGTGGGATATGGAGGGACGATGCCGCCATTTTCGCGCGAAAAGCTCTCCGACCAGGACCTTGGCGACATTCTCACGTTCTTCGCGTTGCCCACCCAGTGA
- a CDS encoding M23 family metallopeptidase — MNTKIKRIPWFSACFLPFLLPLGCSSGGSSSNHGGEGGTGTMISSGSSGAGGGTGGTASTSSSTSSSSASGSTGSGGSPPMLPCDPGFAFDSNPISSPIVTASFTHGTPYAYVDMEVSGPGEPVSQWGGVVGSGPFTWTYTVNGYEPGILTFKFVEGKNAGSPGNVVATCQIEALVKGSTGGGSSSSSSGGGLATCAQLAQANNWPGGQYTCDDGSKGWCAGTGTPTSDCAKCCGPSCGIVANHYGAANALCDNGSNGVCNGSGIVTWDCAGGCCGAGIPNSMPPTGGKFGYPVGDKSTSPAGGAGWSVWQVLGHYWSVYGGAHLAEDIGKAGAANAPVYSVADGVVLVSAPNSSSYVNVILVQHTMPDGSNVCSFYGHLAMRTVTAGQTVTRGQQIGTVLDQGSNSHLHYFIAPKNVCDKIAGLNGGGACGYDGSGGVPGLGHADLANAPASYMAKGTNNGCSLNGYTIMAPHSFIDANHF; from the coding sequence ATGAACACGAAGATAAAGCGGATCCCTTGGTTTTCGGCCTGTTTTCTTCCATTTTTGCTGCCCCTTGGTTGCTCGTCCGGTGGTTCGTCATCGAATCACGGAGGCGAGGGCGGCACCGGGACGATGATTTCGTCTGGCAGCAGCGGAGCTGGTGGCGGCACGGGAGGCACGGCCAGCACCAGTTCGTCGACATCGTCCAGCAGCGCGAGCGGATCGACTGGATCGGGGGGCAGTCCGCCGATGCTTCCTTGCGATCCGGGATTTGCATTCGATAGCAATCCCATCAGCTCGCCAATCGTCACGGCATCGTTCACGCACGGCACGCCATACGCGTATGTGGACATGGAGGTGAGTGGTCCGGGCGAGCCGGTATCGCAATGGGGAGGTGTCGTTGGATCGGGGCCATTTACGTGGACGTATACGGTGAATGGGTACGAGCCGGGCATATTGACGTTCAAGTTCGTCGAAGGAAAGAATGCAGGGAGCCCTGGCAACGTGGTCGCGACGTGCCAAATCGAGGCGCTCGTGAAGGGGTCGACGGGTGGAGGTTCGAGCAGCAGCAGCAGTGGCGGCGGCCTTGCAACGTGCGCGCAGCTCGCGCAGGCCAACAATTGGCCTGGCGGTCAATACACGTGCGACGACGGCAGCAAGGGTTGGTGCGCTGGCACGGGCACGCCGACGAGCGATTGCGCGAAGTGTTGCGGTCCGTCATGCGGCATCGTGGCGAATCATTATGGCGCGGCCAATGCGTTATGCGACAATGGATCCAATGGTGTCTGCAATGGTTCGGGCATTGTGACATGGGATTGCGCCGGCGGATGTTGCGGCGCGGGGATCCCCAATTCCATGCCGCCAACGGGCGGGAAATTCGGCTATCCCGTGGGAGACAAGAGCACGAGCCCCGCGGGCGGAGCAGGCTGGAGCGTATGGCAGGTGCTCGGGCATTATTGGAGCGTGTACGGCGGGGCGCATTTGGCGGAAGACATCGGCAAAGCGGGGGCCGCGAATGCGCCAGTGTATTCGGTGGCCGATGGCGTGGTGCTCGTCTCCGCGCCGAATTCGAGCTCGTACGTGAACGTCATATTGGTGCAGCACACGATGCCCGACGGATCGAACGTGTGCTCATTTTATGGGCACCTGGCGATGAGAACGGTAACGGCGGGACAAACTGTCACGCGCGGCCAGCAGATTGGGACGGTCCTCGATCAGGGGTCGAATTCGCACTTGCATTACTTCATAGCGCCGAAAAACGTGTGCGACAAGATTGCGGGGCTCAATGGCGGAGGCGCCTGCGGGTACGATGGATCGGGCGGCGTGCCCGGGCTTGGTCACGCGGACTTGGCCAATGCGCCGGCTTCTTATATGGCAAAAGGCACGAACAACGGGTGCAGCTTGAATGGGTACACCATCATGGCGCCGCATTCGTTCATCGACGCGAACCATTTCTGA
- a CDS encoding 1-acyl-sn-glycerol-3-phosphate acyltransferase codes for MAVGATLVTAAILPLVLIADVLLQRRFALSRTALFFVCFLWSEVCGIACSLALWLRFLARTAGKHRSAFVGANSRLQAIWVHTIFAAARILFGMRMSVEGSAPRPGSRPLLVFVRHASTVDTALPILLLSYPLHYRLRYVLKRELLLDPCIDIVGQRIPNRFVRRGERGTNEVERVVSLYDDLDANDAIVLFPEGTRFSERKRRELLAQLSLRGPSAALELAQSLTHTLSPLRRGALALLEKNPGCDLLVVAHAGLEQATSFTAFTRGSLVGAHLRVHIEHVPFEELPTDAEGQTRLLADLWRNVDRFAAGGEETERTSDIALAG; via the coding sequence ATGGCGGTCGGTGCAACACTGGTCACTGCGGCGATTTTGCCATTGGTGCTCATCGCCGACGTGCTTTTGCAAAGGCGGTTTGCGCTGAGCCGCACGGCACTGTTCTTCGTCTGCTTTTTGTGGAGCGAAGTATGCGGGATCGCCTGCTCGCTGGCGCTTTGGTTGCGTTTTTTGGCGCGCACTGCGGGCAAACACCGTAGCGCCTTTGTCGGGGCGAACTCGCGCCTTCAGGCGATTTGGGTGCATACCATATTTGCCGCTGCGCGCATCCTCTTCGGGATGCGTATGTCCGTGGAAGGATCCGCCCCACGTCCGGGAAGCCGACCATTGCTCGTGTTCGTGAGGCATGCAAGCACGGTGGACACGGCGCTTCCTATTCTCTTGCTATCGTATCCATTGCACTATCGACTGCGCTACGTGCTGAAACGCGAGCTACTCTTGGATCCGTGCATCGATATCGTCGGGCAGCGCATTCCGAATCGGTTCGTACGTCGCGGCGAACGCGGTACGAACGAAGTCGAACGCGTCGTGAGCTTGTACGACGACCTCGATGCGAACGATGCAATCGTGCTTTTCCCGGAAGGAACACGTTTTTCCGAGCGCAAGCGGCGCGAGCTTTTGGCACAGCTTTCGTTACGCGGCCCGTCGGCGGCCCTCGAATTGGCGCAGTCGCTCACGCATACGCTTTCGCCTTTGCGCCGAGGTGCTCTAGCGCTGCTCGAAAAGAACCCTGGATGCGATTTGTTGGTGGTGGCTCATGCGGGGCTCGAACAGGCCACGTCGTTCACTGCATTCACGCGCGGATCGCTCGTGGGGGCGCATTTGCGCGTGCACATCGAGCACGTTCCCTTCGAAGAACTTCCGACGGATGCGGAAGGACAAACTCGGCTGCTGGCGGATCTATGGCGGAACGTCGACCGATTTGCTGCGGGTGGTGAAGAAACCGAAAGAACGAGCGACATCGCCCTCGCCGGATGA
- a CDS encoding carboxypeptidase regulatory-like domain-containing protein, whose translation MSRLIATCALIAMGCTGSETPAQTAVSAPLKSSSNGQAPVASASATPSSVTASAALDAGPSPPPSQTTARLWEITGKFVTYKTGKPLAGATISLCASGTLNCSKNPRAKRVTTDAAGAFRLPSVPEGKFWMVVDAPPGTSDCESPFTETGDLVVLARDCHEAPGAPGVCDFGTLETCHPFEMPPPPPH comes from the coding sequence ATGTCCCGATTGATTGCTACTTGCGCCTTGATCGCGATGGGCTGCACCGGTTCCGAAACGCCCGCGCAGACGGCCGTCAGCGCGCCATTGAAATCCTCGAGCAACGGGCAAGCGCCGGTCGCATCCGCAAGCGCCACACCGTCTTCCGTCACAGCCTCGGCGGCCCTCGATGCAGGTCCGTCGCCGCCTCCTTCACAAACGACCGCGCGGCTATGGGAAATCACGGGCAAGTTTGTCACGTACAAAACGGGCAAACCCCTTGCTGGTGCAACGATTTCGCTGTGCGCCTCGGGCACGTTGAACTGCTCGAAAAATCCTCGCGCCAAGCGCGTGACGACCGATGCCGCCGGAGCATTTCGTTTGCCCTCGGTTCCAGAAGGAAAGTTTTGGATGGTCGTGGACGCGCCGCCTGGTACGAGCGATTGCGAATCACCTTTTACGGAGACGGGCGATTTGGTCGTTTTGGCCCGCGATTGTCATGAAGCACCGGGGGCGCCTGGCGTTTGCGATTTCGGGACGCTCGAAACCTGTCATCCCTTCGAAATGCCCCCGCCGCCACCCCATTGA
- a CDS encoding CapA family protein, which produces MTARGIDQILPCPSEPWLCEPYMHDAREYIKLAERANGPIARPVDFGYVWGDALEQWAKHAPDVRIVNLETSITTSNDACPKGINYRMHPNNVPCLLAANIDCCALANNHVIDWGLVGLADTLASLHDARIATAGAGRNRDEAESPAILELPGRCRVLIFSYGSVTSGVPLDWEAGAESPGIAVLENLGQDTIERVKTRILAAKRPGDIVIVSIHWGDNWGYDISRREMTFAHALVDEAGVDVIHGHSSHHPKPIEVHSGRPIFYGCGDFLNDYEGIHGHEEYRSDLTLMYFVRIEVPTGKLIAMTMVPLCMRRFRLERATRSDARWLAEASSREGSRFGTRVVLGKEDTLVLEWR; this is translated from the coding sequence ATGACCGCGCGGGGCATCGATCAGATACTGCCCTGCCCCAGCGAGCCCTGGCTTTGCGAGCCCTACATGCACGATGCTCGCGAATACATCAAACTGGCCGAGCGCGCCAATGGTCCCATCGCTCGGCCCGTCGACTTCGGCTACGTGTGGGGCGACGCGCTCGAACAGTGGGCAAAGCACGCGCCAGACGTGCGCATCGTGAACCTCGAAACGAGCATTACGACGAGCAATGATGCGTGCCCCAAGGGAATCAATTATCGAATGCATCCCAACAACGTGCCCTGCTTGCTCGCGGCGAACATCGATTGCTGCGCACTTGCAAACAATCACGTCATCGATTGGGGCCTCGTGGGCCTCGCCGATACGCTCGCTTCACTGCACGATGCGCGCATCGCGACCGCCGGTGCCGGGCGAAATCGCGACGAAGCCGAATCACCCGCCATCCTCGAATTGCCTGGACGATGTCGTGTGCTCATTTTTTCGTATGGTTCGGTGACTTCAGGCGTGCCGCTCGATTGGGAGGCAGGGGCCGAATCGCCAGGCATCGCCGTGCTCGAAAACCTGGGACAAGACACGATCGAGCGCGTGAAAACGCGGATTTTGGCAGCGAAGCGACCGGGGGACATCGTCATCGTCTCGATTCATTGGGGAGACAATTGGGGTTACGATATTTCTCGCCGAGAAATGACATTCGCCCACGCCCTCGTCGACGAAGCCGGCGTAGACGTAATCCACGGGCATTCGTCGCATCATCCGAAGCCCATCGAGGTTCATTCCGGGCGACCAATTTTTTATGGGTGCGGCGATTTTTTGAACGATTATGAAGGAATCCATGGCCATGAGGAATACCGGAGCGATCTCACGCTGATGTATTTCGTGCGCATCGAGGTTCCAACGGGCAAGCTGATTGCCATGACCATGGTCCCTTTGTGCATGCGACGCTTTCGCCTCGAGCGCGCTACGCGTTCGGATGCGCGCTGGCTGGCGGAAGCTTCGAGCCGTGAAGGAAGCCGGTTTGGGACGCGCGTCGTGCTCGGCAAAGAGGATACGCTCGTGTTGGAATGGCGTTGA
- a CDS encoding DUF2188 domain-containing protein, with protein sequence MANEPMRYHVEPIEGGWKVTPGPDSQPESVHESKYEAIAAAEHCARKHTMAEVVVHRRDGTVEQQHSVGAEHRTG encoded by the coding sequence ATGGCAAACGAACCGATGCGTTATCACGTGGAGCCGATCGAAGGCGGGTGGAAGGTAACTCCAGGCCCTGACAGCCAACCCGAAAGCGTGCACGAGTCGAAATACGAAGCCATCGCTGCTGCGGAACACTGCGCGCGAAAGCACACCATGGCCGAGGTGGTCGTGCACCGGCGCGACGGAACGGTGGAGCAGCAGCATAGCGTGGGAGCCGAACATCGTACGGGCTGA
- a CDS encoding PAS domain S-box protein, whose protein sequence is MVDKPAEEKLNPDDRVIVLQDVAMRVDEAQEALSAIRRGEVDALVVAHGGGKQSVVLLHGANATHRVLFETLNEGTLAITASSGHILYANARFSELIGHALDDVFGKKFSTFVAPEDEGKFADLLTKTQSGGHKGELCLLTAAGARLPVMLSLRAVVEDGVENTCTIVITDLTLIKHAQAAREASERRYRNIVQTALEGIWQIDAELRITFVNERLEQLLGHATNELVGRSLLSLVAPEDRQHAEKNFRRIFSGERVQFDTRFLRHDGSRLWVIVVASPLRTEHSELREALGMITDITPRRYAEDALRQRERQLAHAMELAQMGSWEWDFEHDTYNWSDELCRIFGENPDDFEVSYARVIDRIHSEDREGYHNALTRTVKEGVLFAHEFRILRGDGAERILLMRGHLVPPNETLPARLVGIARDVTDERALERRLRAAVHEKEVLLKEAHHRVKNNLQIISSLLGLQGRLLTDSAAREILHESESRVQTIALVHESIYQSHDLGSIDLSAYTRRLISVVQSMYGGMGLSQITVDVEPIRIGIDTAVQCGLIMHELVTNALKHAFRGRRGGHVWVSMRRASSSELVLGVRDDGIGLPAEIDLQTGHTLGLRLVYRLVAQLGGTIDVSRQNGTQYAIRFPNPGYCAAAPDTGSRPS, encoded by the coding sequence ATGGTGGACAAACCCGCCGAGGAAAAACTCAATCCAGACGACCGCGTCATTGTGCTGCAGGACGTCGCGATGCGCGTCGACGAAGCACAGGAGGCGCTCAGCGCGATCCGCAGAGGCGAGGTCGATGCGCTCGTGGTGGCGCACGGTGGAGGAAAGCAATCGGTCGTCCTACTCCATGGCGCCAACGCAACGCATCGCGTGCTCTTCGAAACCCTCAACGAGGGGACGCTCGCCATTACCGCGTCATCGGGACACATTCTTTACGCCAATGCCCGATTTTCTGAATTGATTGGCCATGCACTCGATGACGTTTTCGGAAAGAAGTTCAGCACGTTCGTGGCTCCCGAAGACGAAGGCAAGTTTGCGGATTTGCTCACCAAAACCCAAAGTGGGGGACACAAGGGCGAGCTTTGTTTGCTGACGGCCGCGGGCGCACGTTTGCCCGTCATGCTGTCCTTGCGCGCCGTGGTCGAAGACGGTGTCGAAAATACGTGCACCATCGTCATTACCGACCTCACGCTCATCAAGCATGCCCAGGCCGCGCGGGAAGCCAGCGAGCGGCGTTATCGCAATATCGTACAAACGGCGCTCGAAGGTATCTGGCAAATCGATGCCGAGCTGCGCATCACGTTCGTCAACGAACGCCTCGAACAACTGCTCGGGCATGCCACGAACGAGCTGGTCGGACGTAGTTTGTTGTCCCTCGTGGCACCCGAGGACCGGCAACATGCCGAAAAGAACTTCCGGCGAATCTTCAGCGGTGAGCGTGTTCAATTCGACACACGTTTCCTACGCCATGACGGATCGAGATTGTGGGTCATCGTCGTGGCGAGCCCGCTGCGCACGGAACATTCCGAATTGCGTGAAGCGCTGGGAATGATCACGGACATTACGCCACGCCGGTACGCCGAGGATGCATTGCGACAACGCGAGCGCCAGCTTGCCCACGCGATGGAGCTTGCGCAAATGGGAAGCTGGGAATGGGATTTCGAGCACGATACGTACAATTGGTCGGACGAGCTTTGCCGCATTTTCGGCGAAAACCCAGACGACTTCGAGGTCTCCTACGCCCGGGTCATCGACCGAATACATTCAGAAGATCGCGAAGGGTATCACAACGCATTGACTCGGACGGTGAAGGAGGGCGTGCTGTTTGCGCACGAATTTCGTATCCTTCGGGGAGACGGCGCCGAGCGTATTCTTTTGATGCGCGGGCACCTCGTGCCGCCGAACGAAACATTGCCAGCTCGACTCGTGGGCATTGCGCGTGACGTGACGGACGAACGCGCGCTCGAACGGCGACTGCGCGCAGCAGTACACGAAAAAGAGGTGCTTCTCAAGGAAGCGCATCACCGTGTCAAAAATAACCTCCAAATTATCTCGAGCCTACTGGGTTTGCAGGGGCGCTTGTTGACCGACTCCGCAGCGCGTGAAATCCTGCACGAGTCGGAGAGCCGCGTGCAAACGATTGCGCTCGTGCACGAAAGCATCTATCAATCTCACGATTTGGGTTCCATCGATTTATCTGCCTATACGCGCAGACTCATCAGCGTCGTCCAAAGCATGTACGGCGGCATGGGTTTGTCGCAGATTACCGTGGACGTCGAACCGATTCGTATTGGCATCGACACGGCCGTGCAATGTGGTCTCATCATGCATGAGCTCGTCACCAATGCACTCAAACACGCCTTCCGAGGTCGTCGAGGAGGGCACGTGTGGGTATCGATGCGCCGAGCGAGCAGCTCCGAGCTCGTGCTCGGTGTGCGAGACGACGGCATTGGATTGCCAGCAGAGATCGATTTGCAGACAGGGCACACGCTGGGATTGCGACTCGTTTACCGATTGGTTGCACAGCTCGGAGGGACAATCGATGTATCGCGGCAGAACGGTACGCAATACGCGATTCGTTTTCCGAATCCAGGCTACTGCGCAGCGGCACCCGACACAGGTTCGCGACCGTCCTAG
- a CDS encoding circadian clock KaiB family protein, with protein sequence MSDEPPPAANDDTVWELRLYIAGQTPRSLTALSNLIALCEKHLPNRHRIEITDLLQDPQLADEDQIIAIPTLIRKRPPPVRKIVGDLSNTERVLASLHLVRRE encoded by the coding sequence ATGAGCGACGAGCCGCCCCCTGCAGCGAACGATGATACCGTTTGGGAGTTGCGCCTGTACATAGCAGGACAAACACCACGATCTCTCACTGCGTTATCCAATCTCATTGCGCTGTGCGAAAAGCATCTTCCCAATCGACATCGCATTGAAATCACTGATCTGTTGCAAGATCCACAACTTGCAGACGAAGACCAAATCATCGCAATTCCCACATTGATCCGAAAGCGGCCGCCGCCCGTGCGCAAGATTGTCGGGGACCTGTCGAATACCGAGCGCGTGCTCGCCAGTCTACACCTCGTCCGCCGGGAGTGA